Proteins from a genomic interval of Bombus affinis isolate iyBomAffi1 chromosome 14, iyBomAffi1.2, whole genome shotgun sequence:
- the LOC126924313 gene encoding uncharacterized protein LOC126924313 isoform X2: MAFHEVDKLTENKSSNDEEFTLYVSDLPGELNKQGLLEIFNHYGEVKGYFYRPNANWAYITYGAYHNAESAIKDLHNVPPLRLKISFAKERARNDVANTKIFSTKDVTEEYENHNIMNVTVTDKQLIQTRGRSRPLDVFKNVEPNPGLPKYAYTADNDLLYPYPSDPYTYNPYENAEPYASTNTLWTRGQLDITPDGKRRVALGRGYTMYEIPDPDPEIHNHINKVYEKRISSLYEYGKDMFQDAIGTCKVCSKKTKYTCERCNIFYCSRTCQVTNWSKHKLECEAIPALVTTICSMPVLQSNDEQQYSPRNVSNIQLPLRRPKTNAVTKSNEIEETRNSTGNKSSLHKQPIREEFFNNKAKSPQKVNDQENDKKWQNFSANDIQVMENDISFSKNTFLSKTEFQDVTIIIKQNRECFVQKVEDQDAISKLMTELQHEAQKAQKVGPIVGNIYAVEYENVWHRGMVTCLNPVKVHYIDYGNEEIVQTNDFRKIDKYENIPRFCAKIRLSQRAYEKYKNFEYEDIISVKMISVDSNKIINVEVQNENDISTSEVIQTNNDQNLNTSTIAKIDDETMVSSEISTSSKELYSLFKEKSVVNALTVGEIGILEIHAEIKNNAYGITLLPNNAIPHYEKLVTELPTICTQAAECSNHRPNVGDLICGQTADGDWLRGYILSLQPPLKMAIIDEARIMPINRTVTCDKVFSDIYAFGVICEVTDAKHKFNESDMCEFKVTGQTVNNEQGRIEIEIFKEEVKIKATVKPWIPMPEQKGLQYAELKNESEVCLTSYRSHILLFVRSLDTAGLEHYNHVMQNVAKCAQTSPFLKELPVVGQMVIAQFADENYYRAIVTKIQDDKITVSYVDFGNTEVTDIKKLKILSDNLKELRSCATKVVLKDVPKDVPMTKEVNDYLAHIVGTEVPLLCTFDGIPSKDGVYLKFHGGEDINKVISKLLEPISKEVAEADKTCYMAENINTVDLGNVGDIIEALVLHPIENGYRYAICLLDYDLMTHVFDIMPKKMAAYCETTDYYIPRDNELCLALYDDGWYRAICINRNYTHTTCAVFFVDFGNTEFVNHKDLRLMPKDFTTPDTLANICNIINIAPTDSNGRYSSQIEKRISELVVPDSCIKIKIIEHDLECGMYNVELPLVKAKLIEEGLISP; this comes from the exons ATGGCATTTCACGAAGTTGATAAATTGACAGAAAACAAATCGTCTAATGA CGAGGaatttacgttatacgtaagtgaTTTACCTGGAGAACTAAATAAA caagGCTTATTAGAAATTTTCAACCATTATGGAGAAGTTAAAGGATATTTTTACCGCCCAAATGCTAATTGGGCTTATATTACTTATGGTGCATATCATAATGCTGAAAGTGCTATAAAAGATTTACATAATGTACCACCACTACGTCTGAAGATATCATTTGCTAAAGAAAGAGCTAGGAATGATGTagcaaatacaaaaatattttctactaaAGATGTTACAGAAGAATACGAAAATCATAATATAATGAATGTTACAGTAACAGATAAGCAATt AATACAAACAAGAGGACGAAGCAGGCCCTTAGATGTATTCAAAAATGTGGAACCGAATCCAGGATTACCAAAATATGCTTATACGGCAGATAATGATTTATTGTATCCATATCCTTCTGACCCATATACATATAATCCATATGAAAATGCAGAGCCTTATGCAAGTACAAACACATTGTGGACAAG agGACAGTTAGATATTACCCCAGATGGTAAGAGACGTGTTGCACTTGGTCGGGGTTATACAATGTATGAAATCCCAGATCCTGATCCTGAAATACACAATCACATTAATAAAGTATATGAGAAACGTATTTCT AGCCTATATGAATATGGCAAAGACATGTTCCAAGATGCAATTGGAACATGCAAGGTATGTTCGAAGAAGACAAAGTATACATGTGAAAGATGCAATATTTTTTATTGCAGTAGAACTTGCCAAGTGACTAATTGGTCAAAACATAAGCTTGAATGTGAAGCTATCCC AGCTTTAGTAACGACTATCTGTTCTATGCCTGTACTACAATCAAATGATGAACAGCAATATTCTCCCAGAAATGTTTCTAATATTCAATTACCTCTTCGGCGGCCAAAAACGAATGCAGTAACAAAATCAAATGAAATAGAAGAAACAAGAAACTCTACAGGAAATAAGTCCTCTTTACACAAACAACCAATTCGAGAAGAATTTTTCAACAATAAGGCTAAAAGTCCACAAAAAGTAAATGATCAGGAAAACGATAAAAAATGGCAAAATTTTAGTGCCAATGATATTCAAGTGATGGAGAATGATATATCATTCtctaaaaatacatttttatcaaaaactgaatttcaagatgtaacaataattataaaacaaaatCGTGAATGTTTTGTTCAAAAAGTAGAAGATCAGGATGCTATTTCAAAGTTAATGACTGAGTTACAACATGAAGCACAAAAAGCACAAAAGGTGGGACCAATagttggaaatatttatgctGTAGAATATGAAAATGTATGGCATAGAGGTATGGTTACATGTTTAAATCCAGTAAAAGTACACTATATAGATTATGGTAATGAAGAAATTGTTCAAACAAATGATtttcgtaaaattgataaatatgAGAATATTCCAAGATTTTGTGCTAAAATTCGATTATCTCAAAGAGCTtatgagaaatataaaaatttcgaaTATGAGGATATAATAAGTGTAAAAATGATATCAGTTGATTCcaacaaaataattaatgttgAAGTTCAAAATGAGAATGATATATCAACATCGGAAGTAATTCAGACAAATAATGATCAAAATCTAAATACCTCAACTATTGCAAAAATTGATGATGAAACTATGGTTTCTTCAGAAATATCCACTAGCAGTAAAGAATTATATtctttattcaaagaaaaaagtgTAGTGAATGCTCTAACTGTTGGAGAAATTGGTATTCTAGAAATTCATGCAGAAATAAAGAATAATGCTTATGGTATTACATTATTACCTAATAATGCAATACCTCATTATGAAAAATTAGTAACCGAATTACCAACAATATGCACGCAAGCGGCAGAATGTTCAAATCATAG acCAAATGTAGGAGATTTAATATGTGGTCAAACAGCTGATGGAGATTGGCTTAGGGGATATATTTTATCTCTGCAACCACCTTTAAAAATGGCTATAATAGATGAAGCTAGAATAATGCCAATTAATAGGACTGTTACATGCGATAAAGTCTTTtcagatatttatgcatttggTGTAATATGTGAAGTAACTGATGCTAAACATAAATTTAAT GAAAGTGATATGTGTGAATTTAAAGTAACAGGACAAACAGTTAATAACGAGCAAGGCAGaattgaaatagaaatttttaaagAAGAGGTTAAGATAAAAGCTACTGTAAAGCCTTGGATACCAATGCCTGAACAAAAAGGATTACAGTATGCTGAATTGAAAAATGAATCTGAG GTATGCCTTACTTCTTATCGAAGTCATATACTTCTATTTGTTCGTTCCTTAGATACTGCAGGTTTGGAACACTATAACCATGTTATGCAAAATGTTGCAAAATGCGCTCAAACAT CTCCATTTTTAAAAGAACTGCCAGTTGTGGGGCAAATGGTAATAGCTCAGTTTGCTGACGAAAATTATTATCGTGCAATTGTTACTAAGATACAAGATGATAAAATTACAGTTTCATATGTTGATTTTGGTAATACAGAAGTTACAGATATAAAGAAACTTAAAATTTTATCTGATAATTTGAAGGAG cTCCGATCTTGTGCAACAAAAGTCGTACTAAAAGATGTTCCTAAAGATGTTCCTATGACGAAAGAAGTGAATGATTATCTAGCTCACATAGTAGGAACCGAAGTTCCTCTGTTATGTACATTTGATGGTATACCTTCCAAAGACGGTGTATATCTGAAATTTCATGGTGGAGAAGACATTAATAAAGTGATAAGTAAATTACTCGAGCCGATATCTAAGGAAGTTGCTGAAGCAG ATAAAACTTGTTATATGGCGGAGAATATAAATACTGTTGATTTGGGAAATGTTGGTGATATCATTGAAGCACTTGTACTGCATCCTATTGAAAATGGTTACAGATATGCAATATGTCTCTTAGATTATGATTTAATGACTCATGTTTTTGACATAATGCCAAAGAAG ATGGCTGCATATTGCGAAACAACTGATTACTATATTCCTCGCGATAATGAGTTATGTCTCGCACTTTATGATGATGGGTGGTATCGTGCTATATGTATAAATCGTAATTACACACATACAACATGTGCCGTGTTTTTTGTCGATTTTGGAAATACGGAGTTCGTCAATCATAAAGATTTACGGCTTATGCCTAAAGATTTTACAACTCCAGATACGCTTGCAAACATTTGTAACATTATTA ATATCGCACCTACTGATAGCAATGGACGATATTCTTCCCAAATCGAAAAACGAATCTCAGAATTAGTTGTTCCTGATAGctgtattaaaataaaaattattgagcACGATCTGGAGTGTGGAATGTACAATGTGGAATTACCATTAGTAAAAGCCAAATTAATTGAAGAAGGTTTAATATCaccttga
- the LOC126924313 gene encoding uncharacterized protein LOC126924313 isoform X3 — protein MNVTVTDKQLIQTRGRSRPLDVFKNVEPNPGLPKYAYTADNDLLYPYPSDPYTYNPYENAEPYASTNTLWTRGQLDITPDGKRRVALGRGYTMYEIPDPDPEIHNHINKVYEKRISSLYEYGKDMFQDAIGTCKVCSKKTKYTCERCNIFYCSRTCQVTNWSKHKLECEAIPALVTTICSMPVLQSNDEQQYSPRNVSNIQLPLRRPKTNAVTKSNEIEETRNSTGNKSSLHKQPIREEFFNNKAKSPQKVNDQENDKKWQNFSANDIQVMENDISFSKNTFLSKTEFQDVTIIIKQNRECFVQKVEDQDAISKLMTELQHEAQKAQKVGPIVGNIYAVEYENVWHRGMVTCLNPVKVHYIDYGNEEIVQTNDFRKIDKYENIPRFCAKIRLSQRAYEKYKNFEYEDIISVKMISVDSNKIINVEVQNENDISTSEVIQTNNDQNLNTSTIAKIDDETMVSSEISTSSKELYSLFKEKSVVNALTVGEIGILEIHAEIKNNAYGITLLPNNAIPHYEKLVTELPTICTQAAECSNHRPNVGDLICGQTADGDWLRGYILSLQPPLKMAIIDEARIMPINRTVTCDKVFSDIYAFGVICEVTDAKHKFNESDMCEFKVTGQTVNNEQGRIEIEIFKEEVKIKATVKPWIPMPEQKGLQYAELKNESEVCLTSYRSHILLFVRSLDTAGLEHYNHVMQNVAKCAQTSPFLKELPVVGQMVIAQFADENYYRAIVTKIQDDKITVSYVDFGNTEVTDIKKLKILSDNLKELRSCATKVVLKDVPKDVPMTKEVNDYLAHIVGTEVPLLCTFDGIPSKDGVYLKFHGGEDINKVISKLLEPISKEVAEADKTCYMAENINTVDLGNVGDIIEALVLHPIENGYRYAICLLDYDLMTHVFDIMPKKMAAYCETTDYYIPRDNELCLALYDDGWYRAICINRNYTHTTCAVFFVDFGNTEFVNHKDLRLMPKDFTTPDTLANICNIINIAPTDSNGRYSSQIEKRISELVVPDSCIKIKIIEHDLECGMYNVELPLVKAKLIEEGLISP, from the exons ATGAATGTTACAGTAACAGATAAGCAATt AATACAAACAAGAGGACGAAGCAGGCCCTTAGATGTATTCAAAAATGTGGAACCGAATCCAGGATTACCAAAATATGCTTATACGGCAGATAATGATTTATTGTATCCATATCCTTCTGACCCATATACATATAATCCATATGAAAATGCAGAGCCTTATGCAAGTACAAACACATTGTGGACAAG agGACAGTTAGATATTACCCCAGATGGTAAGAGACGTGTTGCACTTGGTCGGGGTTATACAATGTATGAAATCCCAGATCCTGATCCTGAAATACACAATCACATTAATAAAGTATATGAGAAACGTATTTCT AGCCTATATGAATATGGCAAAGACATGTTCCAAGATGCAATTGGAACATGCAAGGTATGTTCGAAGAAGACAAAGTATACATGTGAAAGATGCAATATTTTTTATTGCAGTAGAACTTGCCAAGTGACTAATTGGTCAAAACATAAGCTTGAATGTGAAGCTATCCC AGCTTTAGTAACGACTATCTGTTCTATGCCTGTACTACAATCAAATGATGAACAGCAATATTCTCCCAGAAATGTTTCTAATATTCAATTACCTCTTCGGCGGCCAAAAACGAATGCAGTAACAAAATCAAATGAAATAGAAGAAACAAGAAACTCTACAGGAAATAAGTCCTCTTTACACAAACAACCAATTCGAGAAGAATTTTTCAACAATAAGGCTAAAAGTCCACAAAAAGTAAATGATCAGGAAAACGATAAAAAATGGCAAAATTTTAGTGCCAATGATATTCAAGTGATGGAGAATGATATATCATTCtctaaaaatacatttttatcaaaaactgaatttcaagatgtaacaataattataaaacaaaatCGTGAATGTTTTGTTCAAAAAGTAGAAGATCAGGATGCTATTTCAAAGTTAATGACTGAGTTACAACATGAAGCACAAAAAGCACAAAAGGTGGGACCAATagttggaaatatttatgctGTAGAATATGAAAATGTATGGCATAGAGGTATGGTTACATGTTTAAATCCAGTAAAAGTACACTATATAGATTATGGTAATGAAGAAATTGTTCAAACAAATGATtttcgtaaaattgataaatatgAGAATATTCCAAGATTTTGTGCTAAAATTCGATTATCTCAAAGAGCTtatgagaaatataaaaatttcgaaTATGAGGATATAATAAGTGTAAAAATGATATCAGTTGATTCcaacaaaataattaatgttgAAGTTCAAAATGAGAATGATATATCAACATCGGAAGTAATTCAGACAAATAATGATCAAAATCTAAATACCTCAACTATTGCAAAAATTGATGATGAAACTATGGTTTCTTCAGAAATATCCACTAGCAGTAAAGAATTATATtctttattcaaagaaaaaagtgTAGTGAATGCTCTAACTGTTGGAGAAATTGGTATTCTAGAAATTCATGCAGAAATAAAGAATAATGCTTATGGTATTACATTATTACCTAATAATGCAATACCTCATTATGAAAAATTAGTAACCGAATTACCAACAATATGCACGCAAGCGGCAGAATGTTCAAATCATAG acCAAATGTAGGAGATTTAATATGTGGTCAAACAGCTGATGGAGATTGGCTTAGGGGATATATTTTATCTCTGCAACCACCTTTAAAAATGGCTATAATAGATGAAGCTAGAATAATGCCAATTAATAGGACTGTTACATGCGATAAAGTCTTTtcagatatttatgcatttggTGTAATATGTGAAGTAACTGATGCTAAACATAAATTTAAT GAAAGTGATATGTGTGAATTTAAAGTAACAGGACAAACAGTTAATAACGAGCAAGGCAGaattgaaatagaaatttttaaagAAGAGGTTAAGATAAAAGCTACTGTAAAGCCTTGGATACCAATGCCTGAACAAAAAGGATTACAGTATGCTGAATTGAAAAATGAATCTGAG GTATGCCTTACTTCTTATCGAAGTCATATACTTCTATTTGTTCGTTCCTTAGATACTGCAGGTTTGGAACACTATAACCATGTTATGCAAAATGTTGCAAAATGCGCTCAAACAT CTCCATTTTTAAAAGAACTGCCAGTTGTGGGGCAAATGGTAATAGCTCAGTTTGCTGACGAAAATTATTATCGTGCAATTGTTACTAAGATACAAGATGATAAAATTACAGTTTCATATGTTGATTTTGGTAATACAGAAGTTACAGATATAAAGAAACTTAAAATTTTATCTGATAATTTGAAGGAG cTCCGATCTTGTGCAACAAAAGTCGTACTAAAAGATGTTCCTAAAGATGTTCCTATGACGAAAGAAGTGAATGATTATCTAGCTCACATAGTAGGAACCGAAGTTCCTCTGTTATGTACATTTGATGGTATACCTTCCAAAGACGGTGTATATCTGAAATTTCATGGTGGAGAAGACATTAATAAAGTGATAAGTAAATTACTCGAGCCGATATCTAAGGAAGTTGCTGAAGCAG ATAAAACTTGTTATATGGCGGAGAATATAAATACTGTTGATTTGGGAAATGTTGGTGATATCATTGAAGCACTTGTACTGCATCCTATTGAAAATGGTTACAGATATGCAATATGTCTCTTAGATTATGATTTAATGACTCATGTTTTTGACATAATGCCAAAGAAG ATGGCTGCATATTGCGAAACAACTGATTACTATATTCCTCGCGATAATGAGTTATGTCTCGCACTTTATGATGATGGGTGGTATCGTGCTATATGTATAAATCGTAATTACACACATACAACATGTGCCGTGTTTTTTGTCGATTTTGGAAATACGGAGTTCGTCAATCATAAAGATTTACGGCTTATGCCTAAAGATTTTACAACTCCAGATACGCTTGCAAACATTTGTAACATTATTA ATATCGCACCTACTGATAGCAATGGACGATATTCTTCCCAAATCGAAAAACGAATCTCAGAATTAGTTGTTCCTGATAGctgtattaaaataaaaattattgagcACGATCTGGAGTGTGGAATGTACAATGTGGAATTACCATTAGTAAAAGCCAAATTAATTGAAGAAGGTTTAATATCaccttga
- the LOC126924313 gene encoding uncharacterized protein LOC126924313 isoform X1 has protein sequence MAFHEVDKLTENKSSNDNFVFSEEFTLYVSDLPGELNKQGLLEIFNHYGEVKGYFYRPNANWAYITYGAYHNAESAIKDLHNVPPLRLKISFAKERARNDVANTKIFSTKDVTEEYENHNIMNVTVTDKQLIQTRGRSRPLDVFKNVEPNPGLPKYAYTADNDLLYPYPSDPYTYNPYENAEPYASTNTLWTRGQLDITPDGKRRVALGRGYTMYEIPDPDPEIHNHINKVYEKRISSLYEYGKDMFQDAIGTCKVCSKKTKYTCERCNIFYCSRTCQVTNWSKHKLECEAIPALVTTICSMPVLQSNDEQQYSPRNVSNIQLPLRRPKTNAVTKSNEIEETRNSTGNKSSLHKQPIREEFFNNKAKSPQKVNDQENDKKWQNFSANDIQVMENDISFSKNTFLSKTEFQDVTIIIKQNRECFVQKVEDQDAISKLMTELQHEAQKAQKVGPIVGNIYAVEYENVWHRGMVTCLNPVKVHYIDYGNEEIVQTNDFRKIDKYENIPRFCAKIRLSQRAYEKYKNFEYEDIISVKMISVDSNKIINVEVQNENDISTSEVIQTNNDQNLNTSTIAKIDDETMVSSEISTSSKELYSLFKEKSVVNALTVGEIGILEIHAEIKNNAYGITLLPNNAIPHYEKLVTELPTICTQAAECSNHRPNVGDLICGQTADGDWLRGYILSLQPPLKMAIIDEARIMPINRTVTCDKVFSDIYAFGVICEVTDAKHKFNESDMCEFKVTGQTVNNEQGRIEIEIFKEEVKIKATVKPWIPMPEQKGLQYAELKNESEVCLTSYRSHILLFVRSLDTAGLEHYNHVMQNVAKCAQTSPFLKELPVVGQMVIAQFADENYYRAIVTKIQDDKITVSYVDFGNTEVTDIKKLKILSDNLKELRSCATKVVLKDVPKDVPMTKEVNDYLAHIVGTEVPLLCTFDGIPSKDGVYLKFHGGEDINKVISKLLEPISKEVAEADKTCYMAENINTVDLGNVGDIIEALVLHPIENGYRYAICLLDYDLMTHVFDIMPKKMAAYCETTDYYIPRDNELCLALYDDGWYRAICINRNYTHTTCAVFFVDFGNTEFVNHKDLRLMPKDFTTPDTLANICNIINIAPTDSNGRYSSQIEKRISELVVPDSCIKIKIIEHDLECGMYNVELPLVKAKLIEEGLISP, from the exons ATGGCATTTCACGAAGTTGATAAATTGACAGAAAACAAATCGTCTAATGA CAATTTTGTTTTTAGCGAGGaatttacgttatacgtaagtgaTTTACCTGGAGAACTAAATAAA caagGCTTATTAGAAATTTTCAACCATTATGGAGAAGTTAAAGGATATTTTTACCGCCCAAATGCTAATTGGGCTTATATTACTTATGGTGCATATCATAATGCTGAAAGTGCTATAAAAGATTTACATAATGTACCACCACTACGTCTGAAGATATCATTTGCTAAAGAAAGAGCTAGGAATGATGTagcaaatacaaaaatattttctactaaAGATGTTACAGAAGAATACGAAAATCATAATATAATGAATGTTACAGTAACAGATAAGCAATt AATACAAACAAGAGGACGAAGCAGGCCCTTAGATGTATTCAAAAATGTGGAACCGAATCCAGGATTACCAAAATATGCTTATACGGCAGATAATGATTTATTGTATCCATATCCTTCTGACCCATATACATATAATCCATATGAAAATGCAGAGCCTTATGCAAGTACAAACACATTGTGGACAAG agGACAGTTAGATATTACCCCAGATGGTAAGAGACGTGTTGCACTTGGTCGGGGTTATACAATGTATGAAATCCCAGATCCTGATCCTGAAATACACAATCACATTAATAAAGTATATGAGAAACGTATTTCT AGCCTATATGAATATGGCAAAGACATGTTCCAAGATGCAATTGGAACATGCAAGGTATGTTCGAAGAAGACAAAGTATACATGTGAAAGATGCAATATTTTTTATTGCAGTAGAACTTGCCAAGTGACTAATTGGTCAAAACATAAGCTTGAATGTGAAGCTATCCC AGCTTTAGTAACGACTATCTGTTCTATGCCTGTACTACAATCAAATGATGAACAGCAATATTCTCCCAGAAATGTTTCTAATATTCAATTACCTCTTCGGCGGCCAAAAACGAATGCAGTAACAAAATCAAATGAAATAGAAGAAACAAGAAACTCTACAGGAAATAAGTCCTCTTTACACAAACAACCAATTCGAGAAGAATTTTTCAACAATAAGGCTAAAAGTCCACAAAAAGTAAATGATCAGGAAAACGATAAAAAATGGCAAAATTTTAGTGCCAATGATATTCAAGTGATGGAGAATGATATATCATTCtctaaaaatacatttttatcaaaaactgaatttcaagatgtaacaataattataaaacaaaatCGTGAATGTTTTGTTCAAAAAGTAGAAGATCAGGATGCTATTTCAAAGTTAATGACTGAGTTACAACATGAAGCACAAAAAGCACAAAAGGTGGGACCAATagttggaaatatttatgctGTAGAATATGAAAATGTATGGCATAGAGGTATGGTTACATGTTTAAATCCAGTAAAAGTACACTATATAGATTATGGTAATGAAGAAATTGTTCAAACAAATGATtttcgtaaaattgataaatatgAGAATATTCCAAGATTTTGTGCTAAAATTCGATTATCTCAAAGAGCTtatgagaaatataaaaatttcgaaTATGAGGATATAATAAGTGTAAAAATGATATCAGTTGATTCcaacaaaataattaatgttgAAGTTCAAAATGAGAATGATATATCAACATCGGAAGTAATTCAGACAAATAATGATCAAAATCTAAATACCTCAACTATTGCAAAAATTGATGATGAAACTATGGTTTCTTCAGAAATATCCACTAGCAGTAAAGAATTATATtctttattcaaagaaaaaagtgTAGTGAATGCTCTAACTGTTGGAGAAATTGGTATTCTAGAAATTCATGCAGAAATAAAGAATAATGCTTATGGTATTACATTATTACCTAATAATGCAATACCTCATTATGAAAAATTAGTAACCGAATTACCAACAATATGCACGCAAGCGGCAGAATGTTCAAATCATAG acCAAATGTAGGAGATTTAATATGTGGTCAAACAGCTGATGGAGATTGGCTTAGGGGATATATTTTATCTCTGCAACCACCTTTAAAAATGGCTATAATAGATGAAGCTAGAATAATGCCAATTAATAGGACTGTTACATGCGATAAAGTCTTTtcagatatttatgcatttggTGTAATATGTGAAGTAACTGATGCTAAACATAAATTTAAT GAAAGTGATATGTGTGAATTTAAAGTAACAGGACAAACAGTTAATAACGAGCAAGGCAGaattgaaatagaaatttttaaagAAGAGGTTAAGATAAAAGCTACTGTAAAGCCTTGGATACCAATGCCTGAACAAAAAGGATTACAGTATGCTGAATTGAAAAATGAATCTGAG GTATGCCTTACTTCTTATCGAAGTCATATACTTCTATTTGTTCGTTCCTTAGATACTGCAGGTTTGGAACACTATAACCATGTTATGCAAAATGTTGCAAAATGCGCTCAAACAT CTCCATTTTTAAAAGAACTGCCAGTTGTGGGGCAAATGGTAATAGCTCAGTTTGCTGACGAAAATTATTATCGTGCAATTGTTACTAAGATACAAGATGATAAAATTACAGTTTCATATGTTGATTTTGGTAATACAGAAGTTACAGATATAAAGAAACTTAAAATTTTATCTGATAATTTGAAGGAG cTCCGATCTTGTGCAACAAAAGTCGTACTAAAAGATGTTCCTAAAGATGTTCCTATGACGAAAGAAGTGAATGATTATCTAGCTCACATAGTAGGAACCGAAGTTCCTCTGTTATGTACATTTGATGGTATACCTTCCAAAGACGGTGTATATCTGAAATTTCATGGTGGAGAAGACATTAATAAAGTGATAAGTAAATTACTCGAGCCGATATCTAAGGAAGTTGCTGAAGCAG ATAAAACTTGTTATATGGCGGAGAATATAAATACTGTTGATTTGGGAAATGTTGGTGATATCATTGAAGCACTTGTACTGCATCCTATTGAAAATGGTTACAGATATGCAATATGTCTCTTAGATTATGATTTAATGACTCATGTTTTTGACATAATGCCAAAGAAG ATGGCTGCATATTGCGAAACAACTGATTACTATATTCCTCGCGATAATGAGTTATGTCTCGCACTTTATGATGATGGGTGGTATCGTGCTATATGTATAAATCGTAATTACACACATACAACATGTGCCGTGTTTTTTGTCGATTTTGGAAATACGGAGTTCGTCAATCATAAAGATTTACGGCTTATGCCTAAAGATTTTACAACTCCAGATACGCTTGCAAACATTTGTAACATTATTA ATATCGCACCTACTGATAGCAATGGACGATATTCTTCCCAAATCGAAAAACGAATCTCAGAATTAGTTGTTCCTGATAGctgtattaaaataaaaattattgagcACGATCTGGAGTGTGGAATGTACAATGTGGAATTACCATTAGTAAAAGCCAAATTAATTGAAGAAGGTTTAATATCaccttga